The proteins below come from a single Mustela nigripes isolate SB6536 chromosome 14, MUSNIG.SB6536, whole genome shotgun sequence genomic window:
- the NHSL3 gene encoding uncharacterized protein KIAA1522 homolog isoform X3 encodes MGNSHHKRKAPSGPRARSFWRFGRSAKRPAGSAKAESDKRLSGGPGQGPGSVVEEHQDNVFFPSGRPPHLEELHTQAQEGLRSLQQQEKQKLNKGSWDHGDTQSIQSSRMGPDEDSISFCSQTTSYTAESSTAEDALSIRSEMIQRKGSTFRPHDSFSKSSGKSGRRRRERRSTVLGLPQHVQKELGLRHEREAPGTPRPPGPRDAVRIPTVDGRPMGPASGTGARVSLQALEAQAEAGAEAEAMLQRHIDRIYRDDTLVGRSTGPRPPPVTRPMSLAVPGLTGGAGPPEPLSPAMSISPQATYLSKLIPHAVLPPTVDVVALGRCSLRTLSRCSLLSASPASVRSLGRFSSASSPRPRSRHPSSSSDTWSHSQSSETIVSDGSTLSSKGGSDGLPEGSVASSGVAPPPQGGSGRGSPSGGSTAEASDTASIRSSGQLSGRSVSLRKLKRPPPPPRRTYSLHQRGSAAPDGLLGLPPKPERKQQQPQLPRPPTTGGSEVMGAAPCPSNSAGVWVPGLSPGGSRRPPCSPERTLSPSSGYSSQSGTPTLPPKGLAGPPASPGKAQPPKPERVTSLRSPGASVSSSLTSLCSSSSDPAPSDRSGTQVLTTLGDRFAIPPHPKVPAPFSPPPSKSKSHNLAVPAPVTPAVVSGPVSATDVGPEPLPVPQTSLMPPQESPVASKDKSPPPSPPPSYHPPPPPTKKPEVVEALSAPEIAEEPLQDPSWPPPPPPAPEEQDLSMADFPPPEEAFFPVAGPEPAGPSGLAEPFGSPAASSFSVTVSSQSQLLGSPEPPPPAPPAPPPPGSDPGLVAKVPRKEPTGCSKGSAAPREDAGAPLVTPSLLQMVRLRSVGAPVGAATPAAGPSAPQKPLRRALSGRASPAPAPSSGLHAAVRLKASSLAASGDPGSAQPNGPPEVEPRSPQSPASMASFIFSKGTKKLQLERPVSPEARADLQRNLVAELRNISEQRSPQAPKKPPKAPPPVARKPSGGVPPSTSPTFARAESLPGPPTNGILHAEDRTKGELAENGSVVQLVGSQEQKLAPPGSDPQKELV; translated from the exons GCTCTGCCAAGGCCGAGAGTGACAAACGTCTAAGTGGCGGGCCTGGCCAGGGGCCGGGCTCTGTAGTGGAGGAGCACCAGGACAATGTCTTCTTCCCCAGCGGGCGGCCGCCTCACCTGGAAGAGCTGCATACACAGGCCCAGGAGGGGCTCCGTTCTCTGCAGCAGCAAG aaaaacagaaactgaatAAGGGCAGCTGGGACCATGGAGACACCCAGAGCATCCAG TCTTCCCGGATGGGGCCGGACGAAGATAGCATCTCCTTCTGCAGCCAGACCACATCCTACACGGCTGAGAGCTCCACGGCAGAGGACGCGCTCTCCATCCGCTCAGAGATGATCCAGCGCAAAG GCTCTACCTTCCGACCCCATGACTCATTTTCCAAATCCTCTGGGAAGTCGGGGCGGCGGCGCCGCGAGAGGCGGAGCACGGTGCTGGGACTGCCTCAGCATGTGCAGAAGGAACTCG GCCTGCGGCACGAGCGTGAGGCACCAGGTACTCCTCGGCCTCCTGGTCCTCGGGATGCGGTGCGCATCCCCACAGTGGACGGCCGCCCCATGGGCCCGGCCTCGGGGACTGGGGCCCGGGTGTCCCTGCAGGCGCTGGAGGCTCAGGCCGAGGCTGGTGCCGAGGCGGAGGCCATGCTGCAGCGCCACATTGACCGCATCTACCGGGATGACACCCTTGTTGGGCGGTCCACGGGGCCCCGGCCCCCACCGGTGACCCGGCCTATGTCCCTAGCGGTGCCTGGACTGACTGGAGGGGCAGGGCCGCCGGAGCCCCTGAGCCCAGCCATGTCTATCTCGCCCCAGGCCACCTACTTGTCAAAACTGATTCCGCACGCTGTCCTGCCACCCACGGTGGATGTGGTGGCCCTGGGCCGCTGCAGCCTGCGTACGCTGAGCCGCTGCAGTCTGCTGTCCGCCAGCCCGGCCTCCGTGCGCTCGCTGGGCCGCTTCTCCTCCGCCTCCAGTCCCCGGCCCCGCAGCCGCCACCCGTCCTCCTCCAGTGACACCTGGAGCCACTCCCAGTCCTCCGAGACCATCGTGTCTGATGGCTCCACCTTGTCCTCGAAGGGTGGCTCTGACGGCCTGCCAGAGGGCTCTGTGGCTAGCAGTGGTGTGGCGCCCCCTCCCCAGGGGGGCAGTGGGCGTGGCTCGCCCAGCGGGGGCAGCACAGCCGAGGCCTCAGACACTGCCAGCATTCGCAGCAGTGGGCAGTTGTCTGGCCGGAGTGTGTCCCTACGTAAGCTGAAGcggccccccccacctccccgccggACTTACTCGCTCCATCAGCGGGGCTCGGCAGCCCCCGATGGGCTCTTGGGGTTGCCGCCCAAGCCTGAacggaagcagcagcagccacagctgcCCCGGCCCCCCACCACCGGTGGGTCAGAAGTGATGGGGGCAGCCCCCTGTCCCTCCAACTCAGCAGGCGTCTGGGTGCCCGGCTTGTCTCCGGGTGGCTCCCGGCGTCCCCCGTGCTCTCCAGAACGGACGCTCTCACCCTCCAGTGGGTACTCGAGCCAAAGTGGTACCCCTACCCTCCCTCCCAAGGGTCTCGCAGGACCCCCTGCTTCCCCGGGCAAGGCCCAACCCCCTAAACCAGAGCGTGTCACTTCCCTTCGGTCTCCTGgggcctctgtctcctcctctctgacGTCTCTGTGTTCCTCGTCCTCTGACCCGGCCCCCTCAGACCGTTCTGGTACACAGGTGTTGACCACCCTGGGGGATAGGTTTGCCATACCTCCTCACCCCAAGGTGCCTGcgcccttctccccacccccttccaagTCCAAGAGTCATAACCTAGCAGTTCCTGCTCCAGTTACTCCTGCTGTGGTCTCTGGGCCCGTCTCTGCCACTGACGTGGGTCCCGAGCCTCTGCCAGTGCCACAGACATCCCTGATGCCACCACAGGAGTCTCCTGTTGCCTCCAAAGACAAGTCACCCCCACCGTCCCCGCCCCCTTCCTACCATCCTCCCCCGCCACCCACTAAAAAGCCAGAGGTGGTCGAGGCCCTGTCTGCCCCAGAGATTGCAGAGGAGCCCCTCCAAGACCCCAgctggcccccacccccgcctcctgcACCTGAGGAGCAGGACCTGTCCATGGCGGACTTCCCCCCACCTGAGGAGGCCTTCTTCCCTGTGGCTGGCCCTGAGCCAGCAGGCCCTTCAGGCCTCGCAGAGCCCTTCGGTTCCCCGGCTGCTTCGTCCTTCTCGGTTACTGTCTCTTCCCAGAGCCAGCTCCTTGGTTCCCCAGAGCCACCACCTCCAGCTCCGCCAGCGCCCCCCCCTCCTGGTTCTGACCCAGGGCTTGTGGCCAAAGTCCCTCGGAAGGAACCAACGGGCTGCAGCAAAGGCAGTGCAGCTCCCCGGGAGGATGCCGGTGCGCCCCTGGTCACCCCCTCACTCCTGCAGATGGTGCGGCTGCGCTCTGTGGGTGCTCCTGTGGGAGCGGCAACCCCGGCAGCCGGGCCTTCTGCCCCCCAGAAGCCGCTACGAAGGGCCCTGTCGGGGCGGGCCAGCCCGGCGCCTGCCCCCTCCTCAGGGCTCCATGCTGCTGTCCGACTCAAGGCCTCCAGTCTGGCAGCCAGCGGGGACCCTGGGAGTGCCCAGCCGAATGGACCACCTGAGGTGGAGCCACGGTCTCCCCAGTCCCCTGCCTCAATGGCCAGCTTCATCTTCTCCAAGGGTACCAAGAAGCTGCAGCTGGAGCGGCCGGTGTCCCCCGAGGCCCGGGCTGACCTCCAACGGAACCTGGTGGCTGAACTTCGGAACATCTCAGAGCAGCGGTCACCCCAAGCCCCAAAGAAGCCACCTAAAGCTCCCCCACCTGTGGCCCGCAAGCCCTCTGGGGGGGTCCCACCATCCACCTCCCCTACCTTTGCTCGGGCTGAGTCTCTTCCTGGCCCTCCCACCAATGGGATCCTTCATGCTGAGGACAGGACTAAGGGGGAGCTGGCAGAGAATGGAAGTGTCGTGCAGCTGGTGGGGTCCCAGGAGCAGAAGCTGGCCCCGCCTGGCTCAG ACCCACAGAAAGAGCTGGTCTGA